From Pseudovibrio sp. Tun.PSC04-5.I4, a single genomic window includes:
- a CDS encoding potassium channel family protein: protein MQEAVTDFKGSLRRLYFGQTTAARVWRIGLLMFDVITILYFVLSATVPELGGYPRVDWAIGFVLLIEYCLRLSIALRPVRAAFDSTAIADLIVILSLFAEALIENLGFLRIIRMVRVMRSYHVVKDLRETFSWFRQHEEIINSAINLMVFVFMVSAMVYVIEAQLNPNINSYMDALYFTVTTLTTTGYGDITMTDSIGRAITIVIMVFGVALFLRLIQTIFRPSKVKYACPDCGLNRHDNDAVHCKHCGNTLHIPTEGEWQ, encoded by the coding sequence ATGCAAGAAGCCGTGACCGATTTCAAAGGGTCGCTTCGTCGTCTCTATTTCGGACAGACAACAGCTGCGCGCGTCTGGCGCATCGGGCTGCTGATGTTTGACGTGATCACGATCCTCTACTTCGTGCTGTCTGCCACAGTGCCGGAGTTGGGGGGATACCCTCGGGTAGATTGGGCGATCGGCTTTGTTTTGCTGATTGAATATTGCCTGCGGCTTTCAATTGCTCTGCGGCCTGTACGCGCTGCTTTTGACAGCACTGCAATAGCTGATCTGATTGTGATCCTGTCTCTGTTTGCCGAAGCCCTTATTGAAAATCTTGGTTTCCTGCGCATCATTCGCATGGTCCGGGTGATGCGGTCCTATCATGTGGTGAAAGACCTGCGTGAGACATTTTCGTGGTTCCGACAGCATGAGGAGATCATCAACTCTGCCATTAATCTGATGGTCTTCGTGTTTATGGTGAGCGCGATGGTTTATGTGATCGAGGCGCAGCTTAACCCTAATATCAACTCCTACATGGACGCATTGTATTTTACCGTTACAACGCTGACCACGACTGGTTATGGCGATATTACCATGACTGATAGTATTGGCCGAGCCATCACCATTGTGATCATGGTTTTCGGGGTCGCACTGTTCCTGCGGCTGATCCAGACGATTTTTCGGCCGTCGAAAGTTAAATATGCATGTCCTGATTGTGGCCTTAATCGTCATGATAATGACGCCGTCCATTGCAAGCATTGCGGAAATACATTGCATATTCCTACCGAAGGGGAATGGCAGTAG
- a CDS encoding alpha/beta hydrolase-fold protein: protein MSLITSAITFSTVVFSGLLPSATLAEEAPCGIEAPCEVKSGEYYIALPDANVSGEKLGAIIYLHGWKGKADKAVQNKSLRNLANALGVALIVPQGIGGSWSYPGSPSQNRDEFKFFDELLTDVADRFPIDPDKILLSGFSMGGSMVWNLACYQGENYAGFAPIAGAFWDPIPKSCPSPLTNFYHTHGVEDKTVPMVGRAIDTDWRQSDVFDSLDVWKRQAGLYNTEPQSIVAGELTCDVWSTEGQKLELCLHDGGHSMNANWIRRAWLDLANTKHW, encoded by the coding sequence ATGAGCCTAATTACGAGTGCGATTACGTTTTCGACTGTGGTTTTTTCTGGATTACTCCCAAGCGCTACGTTAGCTGAAGAAGCTCCTTGCGGCATTGAAGCTCCTTGTGAGGTGAAGAGCGGCGAATACTACATTGCTTTGCCAGATGCGAACGTCAGTGGCGAAAAACTTGGCGCAATCATCTATCTGCATGGGTGGAAGGGTAAAGCTGACAAAGCAGTGCAGAACAAGTCACTCCGCAACCTTGCTAATGCACTGGGCGTCGCCTTGATTGTGCCTCAGGGTATTGGCGGATCATGGTCCTATCCGGGGTCACCAAGTCAGAACCGCGATGAATTCAAATTCTTTGATGAACTGCTGACTGACGTTGCAGATCGTTTCCCCATTGATCCCGACAAGATCTTACTCTCCGGCTTTTCTATGGGCGGTTCTATGGTTTGGAACCTTGCCTGTTATCAGGGCGAGAACTACGCCGGCTTTGCGCCGATTGCCGGGGCCTTCTGGGATCCAATTCCTAAATCCTGTCCGTCTCCGCTGACCAACTTTTACCACACGCATGGCGTTGAAGATAAAACTGTTCCCATGGTTGGCCGTGCGATTGATACCGACTGGCGTCAATCCGATGTGTTTGACAGTCTGGACGTGTGGAAGCGACAAGCCGGGCTTTACAACACGGAACCACAGTCAATCGTCGCAGGCGAGTTGACATGTGATGTCTGGTCCACTGAGGGCCAAAAACTGGAGCTCTGCCTCCATGATGGCGGGCACTCCATGAATGCCAACTGGATCCGCCGTGCCTGGCTGGATTTAGCCAATACAAAGCACTGGTAA
- a CDS encoding CaiB/BaiF CoA-transferase family protein, whose amino-acid sequence MSSQRDGEHRHSPTPKGPLDGLVVLDLSRILAGPTCTQLLGDMGAEIIKIEHPKRGDDTRGWGPPFLKGKGGEDTRESAYYLSSNRNKNSVGIDMRSDEGIQILKDLAAKADIVIENFKVGDLARKGLGYEDLHAYNERLIYCSITGFGQTGPYAHRAGYDALIQAMGGIMSITGLPEDGGGSPMKIGVGIADVMCGMYASTAILAALQHREKTDEGQYIDISLLDCQVAWLINQGLSYLTDGNIPKRLGNGHPTIVPYETFPATDKDFMVAVGNDAQYQRFCEVLECPQLATDPRFVTNADRVRNRAELVPLLRQYTIKQNALHWTDALEATGVPCGPVNDLAGVFSDPQVLHRGMKISMPHAQSENGQVNLIGNPINYSKTPVTYRKAPPALGEDSIAVLSKYLQKSKEEIDDLAARGIVSLGNS is encoded by the coding sequence TTGAGCTCTCAACGAGACGGTGAACACCGCCACTCTCCCACTCCCAAAGGGCCACTGGATGGTCTCGTGGTTCTGGACCTTTCCCGCATTCTGGCTGGCCCAACCTGTACCCAGTTATTGGGTGATATGGGCGCCGAAATCATCAAGATTGAACATCCCAAACGGGGTGATGATACGCGCGGCTGGGGCCCTCCATTTTTGAAGGGAAAAGGTGGAGAGGACACTCGCGAAAGCGCCTATTACCTCAGTTCCAACCGCAATAAGAATTCAGTCGGCATCGACATGCGTTCTGACGAAGGCATTCAGATTCTGAAGGATCTTGCTGCAAAAGCGGATATCGTGATTGAGAACTTCAAGGTGGGAGACCTTGCCCGCAAAGGGTTGGGGTACGAGGACCTTCACGCATACAACGAGCGCCTGATTTACTGTTCCATCACAGGTTTTGGCCAGACCGGCCCGTATGCCCACCGCGCAGGATATGATGCCCTTATCCAAGCTATGGGCGGCATCATGAGCATTACTGGCCTTCCAGAGGATGGCGGTGGCAGCCCGATGAAAATCGGCGTTGGTATTGCAGATGTGATGTGTGGAATGTACGCCAGCACTGCAATCCTCGCAGCCCTTCAGCATCGCGAAAAAACCGACGAAGGCCAGTATATCGACATTTCACTGCTGGATTGTCAGGTGGCTTGGCTGATCAATCAGGGCCTCTCCTATCTGACTGATGGCAATATCCCGAAGCGTTTGGGAAATGGACACCCGACCATCGTGCCTTATGAGACGTTCCCCGCGACAGACAAAGACTTCATGGTCGCAGTTGGCAATGATGCTCAATACCAACGGTTTTGCGAGGTACTGGAATGCCCTCAGCTTGCTACTGACCCTCGGTTTGTGACTAATGCGGACCGTGTTCGCAACAGAGCTGAGCTGGTTCCGTTGTTGCGGCAGTACACGATTAAACAGAATGCCTTGCATTGGACGGATGCACTGGAGGCAACAGGGGTTCCCTGTGGTCCAGTGAATGATCTGGCGGGTGTGTTCAGTGATCCGCAGGTTCTGCATCGCGGTATGAAAATCTCCATGCCGCACGCGCAATCGGAGAATGGTCAGGTGAACCTGATTGGTAACCCGATCAATTATAGCAAGACACCCGTTACTTACCGTAAGGCTCCGCCTGCTCTTGGAGAAGACAGCATTGCTGTTCTTTCCAAATACCTGCAAAAATCTAAGGAAGAGATAGACGATCTCGCAGCTCGCGGTATCGTTTCATTGGGGAATTCATAA